The segment tgaaacagggttaccccctgcCACAGTcaataaggatgtaggcatgggtatcatctactaggagccacctactcctagggcctgaaacagggttagcCCCTGCCACAGTcaataaggatgtaggcatgggtatcatctactaggagccacctactcctaaggcctgaaacagggttagcCCCTGCCACAGTcaataaggatgtaggcatgggtatcatctactaggagccacctactcctagggcctgaaacagggttagcCCCTTTACAGTcaataaggatgtaggcatgggtatcatctactaggagcctggttggtagaggGGAATAGAGAATTgaaattagaaaaacaaatcaaaatatcaTCATACAGAGTAAATACTTGTAGAAGTGGTAATTTAAACAATAATCTGTGAATTGGGTGAGACGCAACGTTACCTCGTTCTGTTCCACTACAGACAACGTCTACCACCGTATCACGACTACAAAGAGGTGATGAATCAGCATCGCTAATCACTTGGCACTGGCTTGATTCCACTCTGAAGTCTTCATCCAGGCATTTGACAATTGGACCGCTACTTAGACCATACCTCATTGTACTTATAGAGGTAGCAGGACGATAGTCCAGAGTTTGGCAGACTACTTCTGCCTCCTGGAAGTCCCAATTTTCCTCACAGATGCTGGCCCAACCGATGACGTCTGATTTATAGATTTCCACTCGACCTTCATAGGGGTTTGGACCGCCCACAAGTCGCAAGTCATCTAAGAATTACGGACAAAGTGCATCATTGTTTTTTGGAAGAGTTTtaacaggtttttaaaaattatatcagagtaatgtagtttttgagaaagaggtaatcaaaatttctcactaaaataattgaatctgagaaagacttcatgcctgaagcgtttctcaggcatctgaaaggacacaaatttgtgcaacaagggtgttttttcttcgatgaccaagttgagtccacatttttacaggttcattgttttatgcatatgttgagatacaccaagtgagaagactggtcttcgacaattaccaaaagtgtccagtgtctttacacaAAATAACTAAGTTAATAAATACTCACCAGCAAAAGGGCCATATGATGATCGAATATTTACTTGTGGGAGATTCGAACAGACCACACCGGCATCGTCTTCACTGCTACACTTTCCAGTACCCACGACATGATAACAATCTAGCATGCTCTCTTCATTCCCATTGCAGTTTAAATACTCCACAACAACCGTACCATTTCCTCTTCTGTACGATCGTGAACTACTAGCAAACTGAAATCCCAGCATGTTACAAACTGCAGTGGCCTCCCCTATATAGAAGAGCATGGAACAAATTGTACCCCACTCCCCTTGGTACAGAATCTGCACACGACCATCTGTGAGGGTATTTCCATCCACCAAACGTAGGTCAAACTCTTGAGCTGcgaacaagaaagaaaaaaaaggttttatctTTACAATAGAAAGGTATCATTATAGTGGGGTGGCCTGGCCGAACAGATAATAGCACCAGACTCCAACTCTGGTGTCTCTGaatagcagagtgtgggttcaaatcctggttgtTGCACTTGCACGTATcgttgagcaagatacttaaccattgcCACGTCCGTCATATGAAACGGTCAAAGCGTTTACTCTGTCCAGTCGTCCAGTCGcctcaataaaacaaacacaaatttctcTGTACAGCAATTTGCAGGTATAATTATTTTACCTGGCGGTCTGGTACCACATTGAACACTAGCATCACCCATAGTACAGACTGTAAGTCTTGAAGTCCAGGTACAATTCATGAGAGTTCGCTCTTGACCAGTGCATGTGTAACTATTCTGTAGGATCACTTCGTTCCCACCATAGATCCCTCCTAGTGGTACGGTATTTGATGAGGGTTCTGGTAGGCCTAGCTGTCGACAAGTTGCCTGTGCTTCTTCTATCCCCCAGTCGTCTGAGCACAACCCCTTCCAAGCATTTTGATCATAATACTCCACACGTCCTTCAGTTTCCACTGACCCCATGACGAGACGAACGGCATTCTGCTCACCTTAAAATATCAACAttaggaaaaagaagaaaaatcaaccccaaaaaaaacaacaaacatcaaaacGGAGAAACTGTAAAATAATCAACTCTTTTAGTTTTGAAGCCATGATAGCCACCATGTGTGTTTACTTTCCATGAATCAAGATTAAGTACATCAGTCATTTTGGTGAGCATGCAACCACAGTCATGTGggtaaatattttgttacaaaaacacaaaatgaacaacagataaGTATAGAGTAACTCTGCAGatcttgtattttgttaaaCTCAGGCACTTTTAATATAAGGACCTAGTTAGATTTAAGATAACTGGTTACCTTCTTCAGTTCCGCTGCAGACTATGTCTACATCTGTATTATGAGTGCAGGTACTAGACGGATCTGTTGCATTGATGATCTCACAACTGAATGTTTGCAGTTTAGAGCGTGACACTGGGCATTTAGCCATTGGACCAGTTCCTGCTCCATAGCGTGATATCCCGGTCGATGTAGCGGGGCGATAACCAAGATGCTTACAAGCTAGCTCAGCCTTATTGAAGTCCCAAAACTCACTGCATATTGTTGCCCAACCTTTGATGTCTAATAGGTTAACCTCTACTCGACCCTCGTAGGGATTGGGACCGCCAACTAGTCGCAGCTTTCCAACATCCAGGACATACAAGAAATCTGGAGGAATAAGAATAAGAGGAATAAGAAtaagagtaataataataataataataataataataataataataataataataatcggttTTATaaaagcgcttttcacacccgaacggcttctcaaagcgcttccaacattattacccctggtcactgggccattaactttactccttaaaccatctcagctccttgaGGATTATACAGAGAAACTTGGGAACAATTTGCCAGCTTTAAATTGGTTAATGACATTATTCACCCTCTTACTgtatgaccatttaatatcatttaCTTTTGTTGTGAATGACAGATGAACTCTGCCAGCTCTCAACAAGATATCATGGAAAGGTATGCATCTAAACAACACAAAGTACACTCTCCTACATTCTGACAATTCAAATTGACTGGTTTTGAATCTCATATAAGCTATGCCAGTCTGCAATTAAACATCTTGAAGTGCAAGCATCTGTACAGCttacagtcaaccctcttactgtttGCAGTGTTCCACTGTGCCTTTGCATAGTAAAAACAATATGCCAGCCCGTGTTATGATATCATGCGGTGAATGCATCAatttacacagtacacagtcaacccttgtCCGACAATTCAATATCATTcattgtggttttgaatgataggcCAGTTTGTAGAACTATGTGATAAATGCACCTACACAGTACAAGCAGTCAGCAATCCTACTATCCAAACTTCACTTATATTCCATTATATACCTAGCACaaaaatttggcacttgcacagtaagtggagaatggtgattgtaagcgcataatttggcaataaaagagccatgaaattgggcccagttttacGTGACTGATCGGTTTGACCAGACACAGGAAAATTGAcacatcaatgggagacttttgtgACTCTAGCAGCATACTTACAAGGGAAATCCATTGTTCATAGAAATGTGAACATGAGTCTGCTGAAATCTAGCTTTCAGAACTCTCCcattattatatatttggtttgcagtaacaccatgtgtgtatctacttgtcaggtagagtttgtttatagagaactgtctttatTATGATGctcaaacaatatttaaaagataaataaaaacttgtcCCTCAAATGTCCCCTAAAACTCACCAGGGTCGATACTAATCGGGGCTTCGGTAGTTTGCACATTTGAGCAGACAACTCCTACATCGTCGTCATGGTCACAGTATCTTCCAGTGAGTTCTCGGTAACAATCAAAGAGTTTGTTCTCGTTCCCGTTGCAGTTGACATTCTTCATTACGATCTGTCCTGATCCACCTCGGAAGTTTTCAAGCTTCTCTGCATTCAGGTACCCCAACTGGCGACAGGCTACTTGGCCTTCTTCAATTTTAAATCGGGTTTTGCAAATGGTCCCCCAACTCCCCTGGTAGAATATTTCAATGCGTCCTTCATCATTTGTTGATCCGTCAACTAGACGGAGGTCATACTCTGatggattaaaaaaatcaaataatagGCTAAACAATAATCTGGACTTGGTAAAATCATCTTTAATTTATCAGTTCTAATATGAAAGTTACATAAATTGATAACTCAAATTATTTGATAATTCAATATTATCCACTGTTGTTTTGAATGATCTTAacctaaaatattttgaaatgtgGTGAATGCCTAAATGTATACCACAGTCAACCCCTACTGCCCGATTTAGGACTGCATAAACTGTCTACGTTGCctacgtgaagtatcaggcctgaaagcTTTCAATATAAAACTGTTTAAAAGTTAACTCTATAGATCTTTTGAAGTTAAGAGTTTGATATCACGATCAGCtcattgttttaaataatgaaaCCCTGAAAGAGGGAGAATTTCACTTGATGCATTGAAACTTTcaagtatattaattttggtttttacccgtacacaaatgtttttacccatacacatcagtgcatgggtaaaaaccaaaattaatattctttaataataatataataatataattaatatTACTTTCAAATCGCATCGCTGGTAGGCCTACGTACTAGTCTTACCTGACTGAGCAGAAACAACGGACAGAAGGATGAACTGCAACACCAACGAAAGGGGTCCAATTGACACGCCCATCCTCATCAGCAATTTGCAAAATATAATAATCAGATTGAAATTAAATCAGGATGCACGTCTTAGAATCTGCAGGCTGAGAAAACAATAATGACAGGTTATTAGGTGGTGTGATAGTACTATTAGTTTTGACAGTCGTAGGTAACCCTTGCAATTCTGATTCTAGACTGTCACGATGATGCAGTGTTACGATTGTCACAACTTGTAGTATAGTGTATTATTGTCTTTACATGAGGCATTGTATTTGTAGTTGTAGTTGTATGTAGCTGTAGATCTGAGGCTTCAATGTGGGCCGCTggaattgtgttgtttttgcaATCATGCCGAAAGTTGCAACATTTATTGCGTTTTAATAGCTGCTTGCAAACAGTTTCAATAAACCATGGAGAAGCTTGGTATTATGGTAGGCTatcataaaataaatgcaatataAGTTgagacattttatttatttatcaaagaaaacatgctaaaaccatggaggtagatgctaAACACAATCCCCAAAAAGGCACGGAGAAAGGATGAAGAGGTTACACAGACAGTATTAAATCCTCCGTGTGCACAATGAATGTTCTGTATGAATGTTCACGTTAAAACAAAGGACAGCACAAAACCGGTCAGCACAAACACAGTGTGAAtgcacccaaaaaaaaaaaaaactgaaaaaaaaaaacacttttcgCTTCAATTCAAAACGACTCTTGAAGATCGTTCGCAGCCTCTGCTGACtgtatttattataattattattgaacAGTTTCCTCGAAAATTTCAGGCAAAACCTCCCCTCCcccgaaaaacaaaaacaataatacgTTTCTCACTCACCACACCTTCCCATCCACCACACCCAGCTTGCTGCCTCGTCGATCTTTCTCTCCCCGCCGGGGGGCGCCAGTCAACGCTCTATCAACGAACCGACGACACGTTCGTTGGTTCAGTTTTCATTTGAAGGTCAAGGTCGTTTACTAGTCACGTGCAACATCACATGATCACAACATAGAGTTGCGGTTGCTCTTTTGTTGATGATGTCGTACACAAGGTTGTCTGTGCACGGTTTCGTTGACATTAGTGTTTTCACTtaattattgtcattattttcaaccacaagggaaacttaccGGTActgtttaaaattgttgaatggcttctgattgGCACCCCGAACATAGAttaagatagctcagttggtgctTGAACCTTaatcgttggttcaagtccccaGTCAATTATTCTTAGATCAACCCctaattataaaataattactatcatTGATAAACATCACATCGACAATTAGACCCAGGAAATCTAAGGCGCTGCACATACTCCTTTAAAGATAATTTGACAGCAATCTGCAGATGTTGTTCTTGGCCTTGTTGACAAAAGCATTatagttgaaaccaacagtttaACATTCTTCCTGGTGACGTACTGGTACTTCTTGTCCACTTAAAATATATTCCAACTTTATTGAAACTTTCACATTGAAGGTAAACTGGGTCACTGTGTCGCCCTTCTCCCAtccctacttctagaaaccCCATCCCCTGTCctatcatggaggaataaattagataAAATCTAATTTATTCATCCATGGTCCTATAAATCACTCTTAATATTCGCCTGTGAGTTGTCAATG is part of the Asterias rubens chromosome 4, eAstRub1.3, whole genome shotgun sequence genome and harbors:
- the LOC117289039 gene encoding scavenger receptor cysteine-rich domain superfamily protein-like isoform X1; protein product: MRMGVSIGPLSLVLQFILLSVVSAQSEYDLRLVDGSTNDEGRIEIFYQGSWGTICKTRFKIEEGQVACRQLGYLNAEKLENFRGGSGQIVMKNVNCNGNENKLFDCYRELTGRYCDHDDDVGVVCSNVQTTEAPISIDPDFLYVLDVGKLRLVGGPNPYEGRVEVNLLDIKGWATICSEFWDFNKAELACKHLGYRPATSTGISRYGAGTGPMAKCPVSRSKLQTFSCEIINATDPSSTCTHNTDVDIVCSGTEEGEQNAVRLVMGSVETEGRVEYYDQNAWKGLCSDDWGIEEAQATCRQLGLPEPSSNTVPLGGIYGGNEVILQNSYTCTGQERTLMNCTWTSRLTVCTMGDASVQCGTRPPAQEFDLRLVDGNTLTDGRVQILYQGEWGTICSMLFYIGEATAVCNMLGFQFASSSRSYRRGNGTVVVEYLNCNGNEESMLDCYHVVGTGKCSSEDDAGVVCSNLPQVNIRSSYGPFADDLRLVGGPNPYEGRVEIYKSDVIGWASICEENWDFQEAEVVCQTLDYRPATSISTMRYGLSSGPIVKCLDEDFRVESSQCQVISDADSSPLCSRDTVVDVVCSGTERGYQGKIRLLNGTEPTEGRIEVFHDNIWWRVCADNWSLEKAKTGCYQLGMPTPTELLKGGVFGVNNERAFLPKKLNCSGEERKLVDCLSTEPNDTPCETGDAGLQCGIWKDAKEGDVRLIGTRVASIGRIEIYNGTQWEILCSESWNNQKEHVTCRQMGYLTGNSEYIVERFSRTRTSSYWEDNRRCSGTENSLLECGVSDAPVRYCSYTNDVRSGCDTRPRVDSLQVRLTNGPHPNQGIVEVEYNGQWGTICDEGWDDIDAQVICRQLGFGDVFLTLDRYDTKELYESSEGVVLFYNVGCHGSEKNLSDCYYGVPRYSRCFNDDAVSVICESEEYPSIDPRIRIVPPEDEGLESYQIRNIIMGVLFGISVICSLCWLCLKWLAKRETSTPVSGASGGTNQYQSVKVSEDLPPKHDEENLPVESSQTAV
- the LOC117289039 gene encoding scavenger receptor cysteine-rich domain superfamily protein-like isoform X2, whose protein sequence is MRMGVSIGPLSLVLQFILLSVVSAQSEYDLRLVDGSTNDEGRIEIFYQGSWGTICKTRFKIEEGQVACRQLGYLNAEKLENFRGGSGQIVMKNVNCNGNENKLFDCYRELTGRYCDHDDDVGVVCSNVQTTEAPISIDPDFLYVLDVGKLRLVGGPNPYEGRVEVNLLDIKGWATICSEFWDFNKAELACKHLGYRPATSTGISRYGAGTGPMAKCPVSRSKLQTFSCEIINATDPSSTCTHNTDVDIVCSGTEEGEQNAVRLVMGSVETEGRVEYYDQNAWKGLCSDDWGIEEAQATCRQLGLPEPSSNTVPLGGIYGGNEVILQNSYTCTGQERTLMNCTWTSRLTVCTMGDASVQCGTRPPAQEFDLRLVDGNTLTDGRVQILYQGEWGTICSMLFYIGEATAVCNMLGFQFASSSRSYRRGNGTVVVEYLNCNGNEESMLDCYHVVGTGKCSSEDDAGVVCSNLPQVNIRSSYGPFADDLRLVGGPNPYEGRVEIYKSDVIGWASICEENWDFQEAEVVCQTLDYRPATSISTMRYGLSSGPIVKCLDEDFRVESSQCQVISDADSSPLCSRDTVVDVVCSGTERGYQGKIRLLNGTEPTEGRIEVFHDNIWWRVCADNWSLEKAKTGCYQLGMPTPTELLKGGVFGVNNERAFLPKKLNCSGEERKLVDCLSTEPNDTPCETGDAGLQCGIWKDAKEGDVRLIGTRVASIGRIEIYNGTQWEILCSESWNNQKEHVTCRQMGYLTGNSEYIVERFSRTRTSSYWEDNRRCSGTENSLLECGVSDAPVRYCSYTNDVRSGCDTRPRVDSLQVRLTNGPHPNQGIVEVEYNGQWGTICDEGWDDIDAQVICRQLGFGDVFLTLDRYDTKELYESSEGVVLFYNVGCHGSEKNLSDCYYGVPRYSRCFNDDAVSVICESEEYPSIDPRIRIVPPEDEGLESYQIRNIIMGVLFGISVICSLCWLCLKWLAKRETSTPVSGASGGTNQYQSVKDLPPKHDEENLPVESSQTAV